The nucleotide window AAAATGGCACCTTCAGGATGAATTTCAGTTTTCTTAATAACGGGTTCAAAAGGAGGGGAAGTCCATAATTCTAATGGATCAGCAGGTTGGACATCGTAATGTCCGTAAACTAAAACAGTGGGGAGTTTTGGGTCGATGATTTTCTCTCCATATACAATTGGGTATCCGGGGGTGTCGCAAATTTCGACAAAATCACATCCTGCATTTTCTAAACTTGTTTTTACAGCATCGGCGGTGTCAAGGACATCTTGTGAAAAAGCGGTGTCGGCACTTACTGATGGAATTTTTAACAGTTCAATTAACTCATTGATAAACCGATCTTTGTGTTTGGTAACATAGGATTTTAAATCTTCCATTGAATATTTTTTTTTAGCGAACCAAAAATACAAAAAACAGAATGAATATTTTTTTTAAAAAAATCCTTTGAAAATTGGAAGTTATGATTATCTTTGCACCCACAATTGAGCGGATATGGTGAAATTGGTAGACATGCCAGACTTAGGATCTGGTGCCGCAAGGCGTGTAGGTTCGAGTCCTATTATCCGCACTTTTAACAACTCAATTATCTTATTTTTAGATAGTTGAGTTTTTTGTTTTTAAGAGTTGCCCGCTATTTGCCCGACAATTTCAAAAACACTAAAAAAATTATACATTTGTAATGCTTTACGATGCCAATTATAAAGCAACGTTTGAACGACGTAAAACGGTAGCCTGAACAACTACCGTTTTTTTATGTCGCTACGTTTTCGCCTCGCGTGCGCGTATTGTTTTACTTTTGAAAAAACTTGATTAATCAAAATAATTACGCACGCGAAAGATAGAGCAAAACATTTATTTCCTGCGATTGGGCGCGTAACAGATAGTTGCATAATATAAAAAATGGGCTTTCTGAATTTTTTATTTGCATAAAAATTAAAAATTAAAACTTTTAAAAAAGTAAGGTTTTTTAATTAAAATATAATTTTCACAATGTCATTTTATTATCCTAAATTTTGGATAAAAAAAAGAGAGCATCTTTAGTGCTCTCTTTCTATTTTATATTTTTTTTATTTTAATATGCTAATTGCTTTAAATTTTTTTTACAAAACGAAATAACTCCATCTAAAAACTTATTAGAATTTATAATTTCAATTTCGCAATTAGAATATTGATTAATACTATCAAACAATTCTGTACCAAAAGACATTGTCATAATTTCGATTTCTGCAAAATCTAAAATTATTTTTTCGGCAATTAAAACTTCAGGTTTGATTTCATTAAAAACCTCCCTACCTTTTAGTCTTGAACTTAATGAATGTCCAAAATTTGAAAATTTCACAATCATAAGATACTTTTTTTTATGTTATTTTAATCATACCCTTTTCCAGCCATTAACTCATCTAGAGAAATAACTGAATCAAATTTAAACAAAAATTTCAAATAAACACCATTCCAATTATCATTTGTGATATTATTAACCACTTGATTTTTAACTATAATACGACTATCTCCTGAAACCAAGCACATTTCTCCGTTATTTAAACGTACAAATTCGGAGGCAAAATAAAGCCCGTGTCCTCGCCCCTCACCACAAGTTACACCAAATTCAAGTGACCTAGAAACAGCATCTCTATTTGAAATATTTTTATAATCTTCATTCTTTTGCAATGAAGATTTAATTCCTATACCTGAATCAACTAATATAAATTCTAACGCATTCATTATCTTGTATTTTTGACAATATAAATACGCACCTGATTTTGACTTAGAATGAAGTGTTGTGTTGCAAAACATTTCATTAATAATAAGTGACAGTTGCATAACATCTTCTTCCGACATTTTAAAATCCTTTCTAAAAACATTTAAAATTTCTCTTGAAAGATCCATAACGCCTAAACCTATGTTTGTTATTGGTATTAAATTACCACTTACATCATGTCTTTGATTTCTATCGTTGTAATCAATTTTTAATTGTTTAAAGAAATCGATTCTACTTGCATAACTAATTGCTGAACAATCTTTTTCATTTAAAAGAGTGATATTAACGGTTTTTCCATTACAGCGCATTTCATTAACAAAAGAAACTATCAATAAATACACTTCAGCTTTTATGAACCCTTTGCATTCAAATTTAATTATTATATCCAAATCTTTCGATATGTCAACCTTTGAAAACTGCTTAATTAAAGTCAATAAATTAAGTTTATCTGATATAAATAGTGATGTTTTTTGATTCATTTTTATTTTTTATAAGAGCAAAAATAGTGATTGTAAAAAACAAATTGCAATTATACGCCTTAAAACAACTGAATAAATAAGGCAAAGAAATTACAACAGTTACTATTCTAAACTAATCTTTCTTTACATCATCAATAATCTTTGCATTGTATCTGCTGGAAATTTATCTGCGAGCTTTATTTTATTCATTAATTTTTGATACCGTTTTGTAGGCTTTCCGTTGTAGTGAGTTTTGAAATGCTTTTTATACTGTTCTTCATAAACTTCATCACTTAAAAATGCTCTGTCAAATATCGAATGTAATTCACGTGTTTTTTTAGATTCTATTTGTTTTTCGTAATACAGATAACTAAAAGCCTCACGGTGTAGAAAGTATTTAGAACAATGATATAATTTTCTGCATTGCTTTCCAGTATTCGGACAAACAAAATAAAAAATCTCTCCTTTGCCTAAATTCGAGGGAACAGAAACAAGGTGTACATTATAATTTATACTTTCTCCATCTTGTGTATAAGCAAGCATTATAAATTTTCTGTACTCACTAATATTCGATTTTATACTTATTCTCGAAGTAACTTCGCCCGATATACTCCACGTTATTACTCCCGATTTTATACCATTATCCAAATAACCCCACTCTTTAAGCTTAGTTATGCTTACTGTTTTACAACTTTCTACACTCATTTTGATTTGATTTATAACCTAAATTATTAGGAAACATTTATACTACTTTATACTATTTTAGTATCCTGTGCTTCTACTTTTATCTACTTTAGACAAAATTTTTTCGTCCAGCATTTGAAACAAAATGAATATCAAGTATGATACTTTCTTTTTACCGTCAATGGTTTCGACTTGCATTTTTATGCTCTTTGTTATCGCTTGTAATTATGTGATAATCTTTAATTATGTTTCCTTTTCTTTTATACGTTCCCATCAGGCTTTTATTTCTTACTTTCATTTTTATAGTTTTATGTGTGTTAAACACAGATAGAACACAGATAGAAACATTGATAACTATTTGATTTACAACACAAACACAGATAGCACAGATAAAAAGCAAGTAACACTATACAAGAAAATGAACACTATTTTTAATACTCTCTTTTTTATTCACCCGTGTACTTTAGTTTTATGTGTGTTATGTGTGTTATCGTAGTATTTACGGGGGTTACAAGTGTGTTTTTATGTGTGTTGCATCTGTGTTATGTGTGTTATTTTTGAATTTTAAACCATTTTCGTCTATTAGTGTATTTAAAATAAAAACCTTTATTTTCGATATTGAATTTTCCCGCCCACGCATCAACAAGTTTTTTAATATTTTTTGGTGTAAACATTTTTTCAAATCGCAATGGGTTTGAAATATCGTTATACTCTTTCAAAAAGTCCGTTACATTAAAACTATCATTCATTTTTAAAATAGATATGATTCTTTCAAATTCAGTATAAACCACATCATTACTGAAATATGCTTTATAATTATCGTCTGTTTTATTGTATTCGGTTTTTATGATTCCCTTTTGTAAAAACAGTTTCACACATCGAAACACAAAAGAGTAAAATCGATTCCATTCATCGGCGTTCCAATCTTGAAAAAAAGCATACTGAAATTCATCTTTTGGCGTGTGTGTTGTATTATAGTAGTTAGTAAATTTGTATTCAATAAACCGCCCATTTGTCGAAGCGTTTTTCTCATCATAAGGAACGACCCAATTTGAAGTAATAACAAACTTTGGAGCATCTTTAAATTTAATCGCTTCGGCTTTCAATCCTTTTCTTTGACAAGATATGTCGCCCAAAATATTGGTGTACAAATCATCATACTTAAACCCTGCGGGTACGTCGTCAATGATATAAACATTATGTTTTTTTTCGAGGTCTGCAAACACGTGAGTATAACCGCTGTCAAATTCCTTGCCTCCCTTAACAATTGATTCCTGTACTTCCTGTACGGCTTTAGATATTAAAGTTTTCCCACGTCGTCCGTTTCGGGTTTCGTCGTCTGCATCCATATCAGTAAGAACAATGCACGGGTTTTTTGTTGCATCTTTATAATTGTGACATAAATAACCAAACATAGTTTTAAAACTCTCAACAATGTTTTTAGCATCTTGTGTATTGACTTCTTTTAACCCTATGGATACCCTAATTAAAAACTTTTCAAACATTCCAATCTCATCGGTATATTTAAACTCTCGGCTTTGTATCTCATGCGGTGTAAAAAAACCTTTTACATCGGTGTATTCTTTAGATTTTATTTGTCCGTCGTCATTCATGTCGAAATAATAGAACCCATTTTTAAAAGGTAGCCCGAAAGTGTTTTTAGTATCGGAATAGTATTTTAATTCTATGGACGGAATTAATAAAAAACCTTGCTTAATTACACTAAAATTTTCCCGTGCTATGGTGTCCGCTACTGCATTAAACGAATTACCAAACTCGTTAATATTGTCTTTTAAAAATGCGACCATATCAGTGTTATGATTGAAATAATTAACCACATTATTAGTATCTCTCAATAAAAATATTTTGTCGTCGGGTGTCGAAATTCTCAAAAATTTTTCTTGAATAAAAAACTCGGCGTACATAGTCGGCGAAGTAAAAACTTTGTCGCTTTGGTCTATGGTGTAAAAGTTTACTATTTCATTTTCGATAGGTGGTTTGATACACTCCTTAATTGAAAATTCAACCCAATCAAAAACAAAAAAATTGCAATCGGTATCGGCAAGAACAAAAACGCCGTCGTGTAATCGTACGTAATTGATTAAATTATTTTCGGTTACAAATCTTTCGATATACTCCTTTTCGTACTTAGAAAAGTCTAAAAACGCACCTCCTTTGGTTTCAAACCTCTCGACGGTACAAACTTTGTCTGCATCGTCGCCGTAAACCTTTGAAAGTTCTTTTAAAATTTTGTTTCGGTCTGCTCTCTCGTTGGTTACATTTGAATTAAGTAAATAAGAAAACGTTTTTTTGTCGAGAATATCATAAACGGTATGTCGATATTCTTTGACTAATTCAATATCAATAAACGTCGGGAACGCTCTTTTTATGTCGTATTCTTTTACTTCAAAGGGTAATTCCCCACGCAATACGGACGGTATATTTGTTAAGGGGTTGTATTCCCTATGTCCTACGGTTTGAACTCCGAACGCCTCATCTAAATCGCTTGTATATTCCCCGCTAAACTTCAAAACCATAAACAAAACATATCGCTCGTATGCTTTTATACTAAACGGGTTGAATGTTTCGCCTTTTGCTTTTGCCTCATCAACCTTTTTATAATATTCGTTTAGCTTGTTGAGGTTGTTTTTAAAGTATTTTGTGTCGAGTTTTGAACCCGTTTTAATGTAACAAGAAACAAACTTTACATAATCATTATTTTGTAAAGGGTCGCTATTTAAAAATGAAACAACCGACAAAAATACTTTATCCCGTTGTGTGTGATATTTTTCTTTTTGCCTCGCATCATAAAAAGTAAATGTTTCTTTACGGCTTTTGCTTTCGGTTTGCACCCTCTTTGTAAATTCGGTTTTCCAGTCGCTCATTACGTCGGCTCTATTTACTTTGTCCATTTGTCTAATTTTTTAAGGTTAGACTTTGGGAATAAATCGGGGTTTGTGGTTAAGTACCACGCACGAAAACCAGTTAATTTGCAAAGTTTTCTTTCGACTTCAAAAAGTAGTCCTGCATCTTCCAAATCACGTTTAAAACGGCAAATGTTTTTTTGTGGTATTCCTGTTGCTTTTGAAACCATCGAAGCGGTGGCGGTGTGATTTTGTAAGTAGCGAAATATGGTTTTTAATTGTGAGGGCGATAATGTATATTTACTTTTCTTATTTACAAAAACATTATCAGGACGATGGTTAGTTTTATTACTTTCCATCGTCTTATTGATTTAAAGGGATTAAACACGCCTCAATGTCGCTTCTTAAAAAATAAACTCTCGAACCAATTCCCAACGGTTTGAGTTTTCCCGACTTGCACCAATTGTGAACGGTCGACAAATCCACATCAAACATTTTTGCCACTTGTTGACGGGTTAAATACTCGGCGGGTTGTACGGGTTTGAAATGTTTTAAAAATTCCTGTAATTGAACTTTCACCCCGTTTGAAATTTCGTTTTGTAGTTGCTCTGGGGTGTACTGAATAAATTGAATGTTTGCACTCATAAATAAAATATTATTGATTATGATGCAAAGGATTATTAGGGAATAATTAGGGAATCCCTAAAAAGATTGAAAAAAAAACTTTTTGGATTAAGAGGTTTTAAGTTTGATGTTTTTTTCAATAAGTTGCTGTCGTACCTTTTCAACTGTTTTTTTTGTTTTGTATGGGTGGTTTTTGTCTTCTACATCATTGCTTATCAACCTGTTTAAACTTGTTTGTAATGTTTGAGGTTTAACGCCTGTTATTGCACTTAAAAACGTAGCCATTAAATTCGTGCTTCCAACAAACTCGGCTTTAGTTCTCAAAAAGTCTATTATTTCTAACTCATTCAAATAGATTATTTTTTCAACTGCTGAGGTTTTGGACAAGTCGAGTAGTTCGAGTTCGTTAGTGTTCTCTTTTGTTTTTATTTTTTCATATTCCGATTCAATTTTATAGCTCATTGTACATAAAACATCTTCAAAATACTCCCGTAATTCCGTTATCTCATTGGTTTCATTATCGCGTTTATATCTTATAGTATGGTAATCTCTGTCCAGTTTATTGTTGGTGAGAAAGTGAAAATAGCCAAATTCAAAAATAACACTACTATTATTCTTAATGTAATCGTAAAATTGTTTATGAGTATATTTTTCATTTGGTACATACTCAATTTCCCCAGTTTTAGAAAATCGTTCATTTAAATCATGACTAATTGTATTAAAAAGTTTTACGTTAACATCGTTCCTAAAAAACTCTATATTGTTGTCATTTAAAATTCTTGCAATTTTATCGTAAAAATCATAACCTATATCGTTAAAGAGGGTAACTGATAATTCAAGATTATTGCCTTTTGTTAATTCGAAAAATTTTGACTCAAAACTAAAAATGTTTTTGTAATCATATTCCATATTAAA belongs to Flavobacterium aquiphilum and includes:
- a CDS encoding STAS-like domain-containing protein, translating into MIVKFSNFGHSLSSRLKGREVFNEIKPEVLIAEKIILDFAEIEIMTMSFGTELFDSINQYSNCEIEIINSNKFLDGVISFCKKNLKQLAY
- a CDS encoding helix-turn-helix domain-containing protein encodes the protein MSANIQFIQYTPEQLQNEISNGVKVQLQEFLKHFKPVQPAEYLTRQQVAKMFDVDLSTVHNWCKSGKLKPLGIGSRVYFLRSDIEACLIPLNQ